A stretch of the Helicoverpa zea isolate HzStark_Cry1AcR chromosome 29, ilHelZeax1.1, whole genome shotgun sequence genome encodes the following:
- the LOC124643953 gene encoding protein phosphatase 1 regulatory subunit 3C produces the protein MCAAIDMLASESFYGHSPPAGFLSDYSIPPRRPTKLTARGFSAPCLTPLKPVQLTLKSAPRSCLRIANEKKKKKVVFADDRGFALEQIKFMTEPSHVPPYWALKIVSSPPLERKPAPKPVVDLWETRFVQPASDYLEFRRRVTQDCVSLENVIIKQNECAVDGTVKVKNLDFTKEVFVRTSSDGWLTSEDTFCAFVESGPLNQNGVSTYDTFGFRLQLPIHSRRLEFCVCFKCKGEEYWDNNGGSNYTIEKASVRSTPAISCARIKFGNSWTTRSNGDGNVPYW, from the coding sequence ATGTGCGCGGCAATCGACATGTTGGCATCGGAGTCGTTCTACGGGCACTCACCGCCCGCCGGCTTTCTATCAGACTACAGTATACCACCAAGAAGACCTACAAAGCTCACAGCACGAGGCTTCTCAGCACCATGTTTAACGCCTCTCAAACCTGTGCAGTTAACACTGAAATCAGCGCCAAGATCCTGCTTAAGGATAGCAAatgaaaagaagaagaaaaaggtCGTTTTCGCAGACGATAGAGGATTTGCGTTAGAACAGATCAAGTTCATGACAGAACCGTCTCATGTTCCACCTTACTGGGCGCTGAAGATCGTCTCCAGTCCACCTCTAGAGAGGAAACCAGCACCAAAACCAGTCGTCGACTTATGGGAGACGAGATTCGTGCAGCCAGCTTCAGATTATTTAGAATTCAGAAGGCGTGTAACACAGGATTGCGTGTCTTTAGAAAATGTGATTATCAAACAAAATGAATGTGCGGTAGACGGTACAGTTAAAGTGAAAAACCTGGACTTTACCAAGGAAGTGTTCGTGCGTACTTCGTCAGACGGATGGCTGACGAGTGAAGACACGTTTTGCGCGTTCGTAGAATCGGGACCCTTGAACCAAAACGGAGTATCAACTTACGACACCTTTGGGTTCCGATTGCAGTTGCCAATTCATTCTAGAAGATTGGAATTCTGTGTTTGCTTCAAATGCAAAGGTGAGGAGTATTGGGACAACAACGGAGGGTCAAATTACACGATAGAAAAGGCCTCGGTCCGAAGCACCCCAGCCATATCTTGTGCTAGAATCAAATTCGGGAATTCGTGGACTACAAGATCGAATGGGGACGGAAATGTGCCCTACTGGTGA